The nucleotide sequence CACCTCGTTTTACCATCTCTTATAACCTTTTCAATTTTATCAATCAGAGGTAAACCTGTTTTTATTATCCTTCTTTCATCTTCAAAAGCCTCAGCGGCAAAATCCTGATCAAAAAAGTCAAAGTCAGTTTTGCCAATAGCTTCCAACGGATTTTTTATACCAAGAAGCTCTGCCTGGGCTTTATTTATTCTAATAAACCTTGATTCGACATCTTTAAAATAAATTGAATCGGGGATGTTATCCATTAAAGTTTGTAACAATTCTGTTTCAAATCTTAGTTTCTTTTCCACCTCCTTTCTTTTCTCTTCCTCATCAAGAGCATGAAGTGCATATGATATATCCATCCCAACTTCAACAAACAAATTTTTATATTCCATTCCAGATAAAATTTCCTTGTTGGATGAGGCAAATAGAACACCATAAAAATTACTTTCATACTTAATAGGATAAATAAGAGAACTAAATCTTTCACATGATTTATAAAGTTTGCAATTTTTACAGAATTCCTCAGGGAATCTTACTTCTAAAACCTGTTCCTTAACCTTAGCAAGATTAACACATTCTGGCAAATAAGCTGAAGCATTTTCTTTCAAAATATTATTAGCCCTTTTCCCCCATCCTATATTGTAACTTTTAATTGGAAGTTTCTTCTCATCAAAAAGAACAATCCATACTCTTTGAAAGACATCCGTTTCAACAAGATGACCACATATACCACTTAATAGCTTATCCCTATTCTTTTCTTTGGCTATATGTTGATTTACATTCCTGATAGCCTTTAATAATTTATTCAACAATTCATTTCTATATGTAATTTTGCGAAGTTCAGTCACATCAATAAAAATAAATCCATATAAATCACCGAATATATGATACATACGGATGATAAAATATTTATCTAAAGGCTTTACGTACGATTCAAAACTTATAGATTTATGCGTATCCTTCAGATCCAACACCGCTTTCAGATTGGGAAGGGCTGGTGGTGTATAAAAATCTTTCAACATTTTTCCAATATAGTCCTTCTTCTTCCGACCTGTAATTCTTTCGAAGGCAGGATTTATATCAATAAGTAAAAAATCATAACTATCTTTGCCTATCTGGACGAATTTTCCTATAACCTGTCCTTCAGTTATATTTTCAAAAGACTTACGAAATTTTAATTCACTTTCACGTAATTCATACTCTTTCTTCTTTATCTCTGTAATATCCCGCTGTGTACCCCAGGCACGTATTAGTTTCCCATCTTCAATTTCCCCGATGAAGTTATTCACAAAAACATGTGCATTACCCTCTTTATCTTTTTCAATAGACATTCCATCTATAAGTCTGAAACCATTCCTGATAAAACTTCTTAAATATTCAATATTATTTGGATCGTCCTTTATAAGAAGATTAGAAAGTCTGGCACCCAGAATATCTTCCTTTTTTTCAAAACCATACATCCTCGCCATCACATCGTTGCATTCGGCTAAATATCCTCTTTCATACATAAGCTCAATTATTTCATCTTCAGGAAGGTCTATTGGAACTGGCTCGTCAGCTTCGAAACACCAGATTCCTTCAGCGGCACAGGATAAAAGCGAATTATATTTTTTTAATAACTCTTTATATTTTTCTTCAAAATCGCTTTTTTCCATCGGAAGCATCTCTGCTAACTCTGATAAACTGCCAGCATATTTGGGTTATAGACCCAGCTTCAGTATTTATTCTCCCTTTTTACTTTTAAACTTTGAAAAAAATACTATCATCTTTTCAGGTAATAAAACCATTAATATACCGAAGACGATACCGACAACACCAACAAGTACAATAAACCACTTTGGTAATATTAAAAGTAATAATCCCACAACAAGCAAAATAATTCCCAAATTTCTCATGTCTTCGCTAAGCATATTTATCTCCATTTTTTGTTATCATACTTGCTTAAATATATGATTATATTTCAATATTGTCAATTATTTAAATTTCTGATACATAAAAGTGTTAAGTAAATCACAATTTGAAATATAGACCCACTTAATTTTGTCGTATAAATTATTGCAATTAACATTTTTAATAAATTTTGTAAATTTATTTGGTGTTTTCGAACAAAACATTTGAAAGTTATGAATATTTAAATAAAATTTGTGTCAAATGAAAAACATAACGCGTTTTAGAAAATGGATACAAGAAAAAAGACAATCCTTGATCAGAAATACGATATAAAAACGATAAACAAAGTTGATGAAAATGTTTTGCCAATTATTTCAGTAAGCCGACGATCCGATATCCCGGCATACTATGCCGAAAAATTTTTAAAAGACGTTAAAAGGGGATTCATATTATTTAAAAATCCCTTTAATTTTCAACGACTCAAAGTAGACATTAAGCCCGATAAAATATCAGCATTTGTTTTTTGGTCAAAAAACTATAGACCCTTCATGAAAGCACTTGAGAAAATAAATGAACTATACACCGGACGTTTTATTTTACATTTCACTATAAATAATTATAAAGGAAAGGCGAAAAATATCCTTGAACCAAATATACCTGAAAGTCTTGAGATGATCGAGTTAGCTAAAGAACTATCAGAAAAATATGGGAAAGAGAAATTATCTATTCGTTACGATCCAATTATAATTTCCAATCTGACTCCACTTTCTGAACGACTCGAATCATTTGAGGAAATAATTGAAAATCTGAATGGCTATATCTTAAGGATATATGTAAGTTTTGTGGATATTTACAAAAAAGTATCAAGAAGATTTTTAAAAAATGAGAACAGAATAAAAATAACAGAACCAACTGTCGAAGAAAAGGCGTCATTACTTTCCAGAATGAAGAATGCGGCATCGAAAAAGAATATAAAAATTTTAACGTGCTGTGAAGATCAGGTAGGTCAAATGGCAGGCATAGAGAAAGGGCACTGCATAGACGTAAACATCTTGAAAAAGCTATTTCCCGATGTACCTTTTACTAATGAGATTCGACCAACGAGAAATGAATGCGGCTGCTACTATAGCATTGACATCGGTGAATATAATACCTGTAAATCGAAATGTCTTTATTGTTATGCTAACAGATAGATTTTACCACTCAGGTATTTCTCCCCAGGACCATATATAATTCAGATTTATTATCTCACCCACCAGCTTCATTTTTTCAAGCATTCTTAAAATATCTCGTAGAATGGCGGTATGCAGCGATATATGGTGAGCCTTACCAAGTGGTCTTCCAAAGGGGAAATTAATAAAAGCGCATCTAGCAAGAGAAAAGGTCAGAGCCTGCTCATAGAACAATGTTAGTGTTGCAGTTGGGATTTTACTCTCTTCAATCAATCTCGATATTATACATGCAGTTTCACCTGTAGTCGCCGATACCGGAATTACTATAGCTCCATCTACTTTGCCTTTTTTCAATTCCCGAATCATCCTTTTAATATTCTTTTCCAAAAGTTCTCTATTCTCGTTAAAACCAGCAAAGCTATAGACATTCTCATAAATCTTCCCGACAAAACCTTCTTTCTGTAACAGGATTAACCTCTCAATAGGGCAGATTACATTTATATCCTCTTTAGCCTCAGAATCTTCCCAATCAATATTTACATATCTTAGCTGATTACTTTTTACTCTGGAATTAATAATTCTATACTCGTAATTCTCACTTTTACCTTCATTTGTAAAGGGTTTATCATCTTTATGATA is from Candidatus Neomarinimicrobiota bacterium and encodes:
- a CDS encoding DUF1848 domain-containing protein → MDTRKKTILDQKYDIKTINKVDENVLPIISVSRRSDIPAYYAEKFLKDVKRGFILFKNPFNFQRLKVDIKPDKISAFVFWSKNYRPFMKALEKINELYTGRFILHFTINNYKGKAKNILEPNIPESLEMIELAKELSEKYGKEKLSIRYDPIIISNLTPLSERLESFEEIIENLNGYILRIYVSFVDIYKKVSRRFLKNENRIKITEPTVEEKASLLSRMKNAASKKNIKILTCCEDQVGQMAGIEKGHCIDVNILKKLFPDVPFTNEIRPTRNECGCYYSIDIGEYNTCKSKCLYCYANR